CACACCAATTGTCAGCTAGAAAGTCTAAATCTCCTCATGCCGATCAGCTACCAACAAAGTCTATCTTTGGGTAGTATTGCTGGTCATATTGCCTTTGAATCAGCCTTGATGTGGGATCATATCAATCCCTATCGTCACTGGATGGCAATTAATAATAGCCATCCGTTAATGGGTCAGCGTATTCAATGGCTGTGTCAAATAGCTCGTCACTGGCACATAGAAACTGAACTCCATCTGGCCAACGAACAGTTTATTAAAACTACACGTCAATCCTTCTTGCTGCAAATCGCGCCTTTTTTAGGTATTCCCATAGGTTTTGGATTTGCCGGGTTAATTTGGTTGAGTTGGCAAACTGCTTTCAGCCTCAAATTTTTGAACTTGAAATGGATTTATGAAGATTGGAATTTTGTCAGTGGTTGCCTACTGATTGGTTTTAGCATTGGTTTAGTAATTCGCATGAATGCTTTTTTTCCAAATCTCAAAACTGCTAATTACCAAGCTAATGAAAGTTTACCTAACCTGTTAGCTAATCCATCTGCCATCCCTATAGATAGTACTAGTGTCTGTTTGGTCGGCCAATTGTTAGGTCGCCCTGGCACAGCAAACTCTTTGGCACAAGATTTTATCTTACAGTCCAGCAATGGTTTGGTGAAATTACACCACGTTCCTTGGTTATGCTTGGGGCAGAAAGTCCATCTTCCAGATTTGATCGGACGGCAAGTTACTGTCATCGGCTGGTTCCGTCGTGGTGCAACGCCTTGGATAGATATCCAGTCTGTACAAACTCAAACAGGCACCACCCTTTATAGTCCTCACCCCATTTGGTCTACCATGTTGGCCATAGCCGCACAGGCTTGGGGTGCGTACATTTTTCTTCTAGGTTAGTTAATGGTCAATGGTTGATGAGTTAAAAAGCCAGAAGAAAATTGTTGACTATGGACTCTGTACTATGTTGCAACATTTCTTTACAAGTGTTACATTTATTAACAATATTCTGAGCAACCAGCATAAATTAAGCATCCTAGCTTAGTAACTGCTTACGCCAATCCATCTTTTTATCCTCCCAACACAGCAGCTAGACCAGCCATTGGCTGGTTTTTGTTTCAAATATCCGTTCTTGAGAAAAAAATGTATTTTATGTTACTATTGATTCACCATATAATCGGAAATGTGTGTTCTGAACTAGCTACGTAGAAGATACCGTGATAATGTAGGGAATGGTGTTGAATTCTGCGGGCAAGGACATCAAAAAAATGTTTACTGTGGCAGACAGTAGGCTAATAAATTTACAAATTTTAGAATTAAGGTGGTATTAACTGAGCGTTGTATGCGCTTTTGTAATATACAAGCTTTATCCAAACGAAAAACTGTATTGTATAAGTTGACAGTTTGGAGTCAAAAAAATTGGTTGATGGCAAATTTAATCAAAAGCATCTATTTAAAAGCCAAAACCAAGTGATTGTTCTCTTGCCTTGCTACGTTCATTAAACTCTGGAGGTATAGTCATGTCCGTTCGCCTATATATAGGCAATTTGCCAAAAGAAGAAATAGATCGTCAAGACCTGCAAGCAGTTTTTGCGGCAGAAGGCGATGCTGTTACCACAAAACTAATTAAAGACCGGAAAACTGGTAAATGTCGTGGTTTTGGGTTCTTAACCGTCAACAATGACGAACAAGCTGATCAAATTATTGAAAAATATAATGGTCAGATGTTCAAAGATACCCCAATTAAGCTAGAAAAAGCATTGCCCCGCACCAAGGGTGATGAAGGCGAAGAGCAAGCGCCTAAAGCGGCTGCACATAGCAATCCTACTCCTAGCAGCAATAAAGAAAGCAATCGTCGGGACAAAGGCTCTAAGAAGTCTAAACGCAGCAGTGGTGGGCGCGAAAGTAGCACATCAACTGACTCAGATGCAATTCGTCCAGATCCCCGTTGGGCATCGGAACTAGAAAAGCTCAAGCAGATGTTAGCAGCACAAACCACCAATTAAGACTAGCAAGGAGAAATTAAAAATTAAAAATCAACTTTATGGTTTTTAATTTTTAATTGTCCATGAGTCTTGCTCGACTAAATCAAAGATTACTGGCAGCTATGATTGACAAAGTGTAAACCCATAGCGGTGAGTTAATATGTTGGGCGGTTTTCCCGATTTGTAGAGGCGCTTTGGTGCAGCTTCTCAAAGAGTAGCAACTGCTGTGATTAAGGTAGTTGACTAAAAAACAAGTTATATAGTGGCATTTTTGTATATTTTAAGCACATAAGGGCAGAATTATACAGATATGTCAAACTATGACAACAATTGCATATTTTACCGCCAGATGCGATCGCCTTGGTTCAACTTAACTAAGTGTGTCTAGATCTTCCAGAGTTCCGAACGCCAGCGTGAGGAACATTTATATTCTTAAACTAGTATAGGCGTAGCGATACCACGTCTTTACTAGTTTTGTTTATAGAAAATAATCTGATCAACAAAAGTTAAAACAGTGTTGCGTATACATTGTGAAGTGAGATAAATACTTGTAAAAATTACTATGGAAATATTACTGAACTGCTAAAGCAGTTGATATAGAGGCAGGAAAGGTTTCTGCCTTTTTACTATATAAGCAAGTAATCACTTTAACTACAAAAGATCAAGGATGTAGAGCTATATAGCTTGATAGTCAGCTAGGATCAATTTAAGAATTTTTGGCTACAAGCTCCAGACTAATGACTTTATCCAATGAATTGTGGGTAGCTAATCAAGATTTAGGGCAAGCTTGTCTAGAGCATCCTTTTGTGCAAGGTATCGCTGATGGTAGTCTTGAACCAACCAAATTTGCTTACTATGTAGGACAAGATGCTTTCTTTTTAGAAGCTTTCGCCCGTGCTTATAGCATCGCCGCAGCTAAAGCACCAGATTGGAAAGGATTTACCATATTTCACAACTTAGTTAGTGGAGTTTTAGCGGAGTTACAACTACATCAAGGTTATGCAGCCAAGTGGGGAGTTGATTTGCGCTCAGTAGAACCAGGCGCAGCTACCCGGCGTTATACAGATTTTTTGTTAGCCACAGCTTGGAGTAGCGATGTTGGGATAACTGCGGCGGCGATGTCACCCTGTATGCGGCTGTATGCCTTTTTAGGAGAACGGTTAGCTTGTAATGGGATTCCTCATCATCACTATGCAGATTGGATTATCACCTACAGTGGTACAGATTTTCAACCACTCACACAACAATTAGAAACTTTGGTGGATAACTACGCTACTAATAGCGCTTTAGTTCATTCAACTTACCGTTACGCTATGGTTTGCGAACAGGAATTTTTTCAAGCTGCGTGGATAATGTAGCAAGTTTATTATTCTTCACTTCCACTAATAAAGTAATTATGAAAGCAGAAGCAGAAAGCGATCGCAGGCTAACTTGTGAAGTAGAAACTACCCTGAAGGTAATTGGCGGACGCTGGAAAGTTTTAATTATTAGGGAATTAATCACTGGTGTAAAACGCTTTGGTGAATTGCAACGAGCCTTACCAGGAATTACCCAAAAGATGTTAACTCAGCAACTGAGAGAAATGGAAGAAGATGGGATAGTACATCGACAAGTTTATGCTCAAATACCTCCCAAGGTAGAATATTCTCTCACGCTATTAGGAGAAAGTCTGAAACCTATTCTCTATGCGATGCACGACTGGGCTGTTGAGCATTTATCTAATATCAACAACCAAAATAAGCTGTAAAATATATTATTTAATTATTTTGTAAATATTCAATTGCTGCTGCTAATTTTGAGGGGTAGCCTTCAGCAAAACTTTCAAACCATAATCCTTCTGGTGACAGAGGATCTAATTTTTTCAACCATTCTTTTGCTTTTTTTTGCAAAACTTCTAATTGTTGAGCTTTGATTTTTTCTTGTTGAATGCGTTCTTGTTCGCGTTCTTGTTGTCTTTGCAACTCCTCAATGGCGGCTTGTTCTTCAACATCAGCTTTTACTTCCGCCAAAATGTTATCGATGATAGATTGTGATTTAGATGGTGTTGAAATGAATGGTGAGATTAAATCTGGTTTAGATTGTTGTGGTGTAGGTGCGGGTTTTGCTGGATCATATTCCGCTTTGATTTGAGCTAAAAGTTTATCAATAGAGTCCATTTTTGTTCGTTGATTGTGATAGCGATCGCTCTAATGAATAATTAACCGCAGATGCACGCGGATCAAATCGAGAAACTATGAGAATAACATTGTTGGGTTTTTAAACTAATCGTTAATGGCGTTGAGCAAAACTTCTGACAAACTTAAATCTTCCATATCTTCCATTGTAATGGTGTCGCAGATATCGAATTTTGCTCCAGCGCTTTGCAATTCATCATCTAATACTTTGAGAAACCGAGTAGCTTGTTGATCTGAACCGACTTGAATAAAGGAAATTGCTAGTTCTTCATCTTTGTCCATCCGCCGAGAAGCTTCAATAATTACGCGCATAACTGCTTTGCGGTCATCTGGTTCACCATCAGTTACTACTAAAATTGTTTCTCCGTTTGGCTTTGTTTGACCAGAAGACTTACGTTGAAAATAATCATCCGTAGCGTGTTTTAAGACTGCGGCTAAGTCTGTAGTTCCTGATGGATCATTTTCTTGGAAAATTTGGGTAACTTTACTAGTAGTGACATTTTCATAGCGCTTAAATCTTCCCGAAAATACATAAACAGTAATCCCATCGGGATCAAACTGTTCACACTTACTAGCTAAAGCTAAAGTAGATTCTTGGGCTGTAACCCAGCGGCTTCTACCGCCTTTTTGGTCTGGGGTTGCCATGCTGCCACTTTTATCAATAATTAAAGTATAATCTCGGTTGTCAAGCATAATAAATTTCTCCAATTAGTTATTGGTTATTTGTTAATAAACTCTATTGATTAACTATTGACCATTGACTATTGACTTTGGACTATTGACTGATCAATCTGTAATTGCATTCATCAATACATCTGCAAGACTCATATCTTCTAAATCTTCTAAAGTGATGGTATCGCAGATATCAAATTTAGCGCCGACACCTTGTAATTGATCATCTAAAGCTTTGAGAAACTTAGTTGCTTGAGCATCTGAGCCTACTTGAATGATAGATATTCCTAATTCTTCATCTCGCTCCATTTGACGAGTTGCTTGGATAATTACTTCAAATACTGCTTTGCGATCATCAGGTTCACCATCGGTAATAACTAATATAGTTTCACCATTGGCTTTGGTTTTACCTGCGGCTTTACGTTGAAAATAATTATTAGTTGCATCCTGGAGGACACCAGCTAAGTTGGTGGTACCTGCGGGGTCATTTTCGAGGAAAATCTGGGCTACTTTAGCTGAGGTTACATCATCATAACGTTTGAATTTGCCAGAAAATACATAAACTGTAATGCCATCTGGGTCAAATTGTTCACATTTTCGGGCTAAAGCGAGAGTAGATTCTTGAGCTATCTCCCATCTACTTCTACCACCTACCTGGTCAGGTGTAGACATACTACCGCTTTTGTCCAGGATTAATGTATAGTCGCGATCGCTCATCATAATTTTCCTCTAAATTTCTACCCTGTGCTAAATCTAGTCTAATGACGAAAAAGCACAAATACCAATGCTTTTAGATATAAGTCAAACTACGTAACATAAGTTTTAGATATTCTCGGCATTGAGTGAATGTTTAATAGACTCAATGCCTGTCTAATCTAGCGAATTTCTGCTAAATCAAGCCACTCATCATAAGATGAATCATATCCCTGGTAATGCACAAAGTATTGCTGACCACGAATTTCCTCAATTGTGGCACTATACCATTCTTCGTTTTCTTCATCCCAGCATTTTACTTTTTGACCAACTGCAAATCCATTATCATCCGATGATTCTAGGGCGCGAATCCGAATCGCATCTTCACCAACCCACTCATCAGAAGATGAACCATAGCCAACATAATTAATAAAGAATTGGTCATCTTTAATTTTCTGAATTGTGGCTTTGTACCATTCTTCGTCTTCTTCGTCCCAAACTTCTACTGTGCTATTCACGTCATACTGAGTAGGAGTATCTGACTTAGACTTGGTTGCAGATGCAGTATCTTGTTTTTGTGGCTGTTTGGCTTCTTCGGCAATTTCTGCTTTGACTAAAGTATGAGCTTGTAAAATTATGCTGCGGGCAACAGTTTGAATGCCAGTATGCTCAAAATAATTTGTAGTTTGATCTAAGAATGCGGCGACAAAATCTAAATTATCGTCAGCAATCTGCACAAAACTACTTAAACCATTAGCAATAGACTGTGGCGTGATACCTGTCTTGGCGACTAGGTTATTCATCCAACCTTGGACAGAGTTAAAAGCTTGGGAAAGAAAACCAACTTTATCCGCAGGGCTATTACCAGGTAAAGAACTATTGACAGCTTGGAATACAGGATTTTGGGCGATCGC
This window of the Nostoc sp. HK-01 genome carries:
- a CDS encoding TenA family transcription regulator, which codes for MTLSNELWVANQDLGQACLEHPFVQGIADGSLEPTKFAYYVGQDAFFLEAFARAYSIAAAKAPDWKGFTIFHNLVSGVLAELQLHQGYAAKWGVDLRSVEPGAATRRYTDFLLATAWSSDVGITAAAMSPCMRLYAFLGERLACNGIPHHHYADWIITYSGTDFQPLTQQLETLVDNYATNSALVHSTYRYAMVCEQEFFQAAWIM
- a CDS encoding putative transcriptional regulator; translated protein: MKAEAESDRRLTCEVETTLKVIGGRWKVLIIRELITGVKRFGELQRALPGITQKMLTQQLREMEEDGIVHRQVYAQIPPKVEYSLTLLGESLKPILYAMHDWAVEHLSNINNQNKL
- a CDS encoding RNP-1 like RNA-binding protein, translating into MSVRLYIGNLPKEEIDRQDLQAVFAAEGDAVTTKLIKDRKTGKCRGFGFLTVNNDEQADQIIEKYNGQMFKDTPIKLEKALPRTKGDEGEEQAPKAAAHSNPTPSSNKESNRRDKGSKKSKRSSGGRESSTSTDSDAIRPDPRWASELEKLKQMLAAQTTN
- a CDS encoding von Willebrand factor type A, with protein sequence MLDNRDYTLIIDKSGSMATPDQKGGRSRWVTAQESTLALASKCEQFDPDGITVYVFSGRFKRYENVTTSKVTQIFQENDPSGTTDLAAVLKHATDDYFQRKSSGQTKPNGETILVVTDGEPDDRKAVMRVIIEASRRMDKDEELAISFIQVGSDQQATRFLKVLDDELQSAGAKFDICDTITMEDMEDLSLSEVLLNAIND